Within Streptomyces sp. NBC_00704, the genomic segment CGGTGTTCGGGCAGGGGGCGAGGACGTAGTGCAGGTGGCGTCCGGGCGGCGCGAGGGACGGGTCGGTGGCGGTGGGGCGGGTGATCAGCAGTGACGGGTCGCTCATCAGGCGGCCGTCACGGGTGAGTTCCTCGAAGGTGCGGCGCCACTCGCCGCCGAAGGAGAGCGTGTGGTGGCCGAGCCCCGGCCAGGTCCGGTCGGTGCCGACGTGCAGGACGACCGCCGAGGGAGCGTGGGCGACGCGCAGCGGACGACGCGGCGTCCGGCCGAGCAGGCCGTAGGCGACCGGAAGGTCCGGGGTCAGGACCACGGCGTCGCACGGGATGCGGTCCTGGTCGGTGACGACGGCGGTGACCCGTCCGGCGGAACGTTCCAGCCGGGTGACGGTCTGCCCGAACCGCAGGTCGGCGCCCGCCCGTGCGGCGGCGTCCGCCATGGCTCGCGGCAGGGCGTGCATGCCGCCGCGCGGGAAGTACACCCCGGCCACGGTGTCCATGTAGGCGATCACGGCGTAGGCGGCGAGCGCCCGCGCCGGGGCGACCCCGGCGTACAGCGCCTGGAAGGAGAAGACGCGGCGCAGCCGTTCGTCGCGCAGATGGCGGCCGATTCCCGCGTCCAGCCGCCCGAACCCGCCGAGGGCGGCCAGCCGTGCCAGGTCCGGGGTCAGCAGTTGCAGGGGCGAGTCGAAGTTGGCGTCGATGAAGCGCCGCATCTGGGCGCGGTACAGCTGTTCCAGCCATCGGCGCAGCCGCCGGTAGCCCGCGGCCTCCCCGGCGCCGGCGAACCGCTCGACCTCCGCCTCCATCGCCGCCGCGTCGGTGTGCACGTCGAGGCTGCTGCCGTCCGCGAACCGCGCCTGGTAGGCGGGGTGCAGCGCGACGAGGTCGACATGGTCGCGCAGGCGCTCGCCGACCGCGGCGAACGCCTCGTCGGCGAGGTCGGGCATGGTCAGCACCGTGGGCCCGGTGTCGATGCGGTAGCCGCCGCGCTCCAGCCTTCCGGCCCGGCCGCCGGGCAGCTCGTCGCGCTCCACCAGGGTGACCCGGCGGCCCGCGCCCAGCAGGTGCAGTGCGGCCGCGAGGCCGGAGAGCCCCGCGCCGACCACGACCACGTGATCGGTGGGGCCGGTGACGGTCCGGGTCATCGGACGCCCCCTTCGGAGCCGACGGTCAGCAGGGCGGACACGGGCACGCCCTGGTCCGCGCCGCCGGGACCGGGCGCGGGGACGGGAGCGGTGCCGGCCGCCGCGCGCAGCAGCTCCCGCAGTCGCCCGCGGGCCCGCGGCTCCAGCGGCGCCGAGTCCAGATGGCGCATCCCCTGGGCGACCAGCCGCTCGATCTTCGCCTCGACGACGTCCCGCGCGCCGGTGGTCACCAGCACGTCGCGGACCTCGCCGAGACGGCTGTCGGGGAGGTCGGCGCGGCCCGGCGAGCGCCGCAGCACGGCCAGGGCGCGCCGGTCGCCCGTGGCCTCCGCGCGGGCCCGGGCCACCGCCGCCAGATAGGTGGGCTTGCCCGCCCGGATGTCGCCGCCCGCGGGTTTTCCGGTGTGCGCGGGGTCGCCGAACACGTCCGCGAGGTCGTCGCGGAGCTGGAACGCGATGCCGACGCAGCGGCCGGCCGAGCACAGGGCGGCGGCGCGCGCGGCGTCCGCCCCGGCGAGGGCGGCTCCGAGGGCCAGCGGACGTTCCACCGAGTACAGCGCGCTCTTGAGGCAGGCGGCGCGCACGGCACGGGCCAGGGACACCGAGGAGGTGACCTGGCCCTGGAGGTCCAGGTACTGCCCGGCCACCATCTCGGTGCGCATCGTGCTCCACAGGTCGCGCACCCGGCGTGCGGTGTCCGCGTCCACCTCCAGGGCGGCGACCGTGTCGTCGGCCCAGGCCAGCGCGAGATCCCCGGCGAGGATCGCCGCGGCCTCGCCGAAGCGCCGGCCGCGGTCACGGGGGACGGCGCCGGCGTACTGGGCGGCGACGTCCGCGTGCAGGACGGGCCGTCCGCGGCGCAGCGGGGAGCCGTCCATGACGTCGTCGTGGACGAGGGCGCAGGTCTGGATCAGTTCGAGGGCGGCCCCGACCCGCAGGGCGGCCTCCGCTTCGGCCGGGCCGCCGCCGCAGGCCCGCAGGGCCCACCACACGAACCGCGAGCGCATGCGTTTGCCTCCCTCCAGGGTGAAGGCGGCGACGCGCTCGGCGAGGTCGTGCCCGAACACCGGGTCGAGGGCGGCGGCCCGCTCCACCCGTTCGTCCAGGAGGTCCGCCAGGAGACGGCCCACGGCCGCGGGCACATCGGCGTCGACGTCCGCCATGCCGTCGTCGTCCAGGCGCAGCCGCACCGGCCGGGACGCCTGTGCCGGTGCGCCCGGGACGGGCAGGCCGTCTCCGAGCAGGGGAA encodes:
- a CDS encoding polyprenyl synthetase family protein; this encodes MRPTEAKDLPVAQKAPDPHSVRPPGGFPLLGDGLPVPGAPAQASRPVRLRLDDDGMADVDADVPAAVGRLLADLLDERVERAAALDPVFGHDLAERVAAFTLEGGKRMRSRFVWWALRACGGGPAEAEAALRVGAALELIQTCALVHDDVMDGSPLRRGRPVLHADVAAQYAGAVPRDRGRRFGEAAAILAGDLALAWADDTVAALEVDADTARRVRDLWSTMRTEMVAGQYLDLQGQVTSSVSLARAVRAACLKSALYSVERPLALGAALAGADAARAAALCSAGRCVGIAFQLRDDLADVFGDPAHTGKPAGGDIRAGKPTYLAAVARARAEATGDRRALAVLRRSPGRADLPDSRLGEVRDVLVTTGARDVVEAKIERLVAQGMRHLDSAPLEPRARGRLRELLRAAAGTAPVPAPGPGGADQGVPVSALLTVGSEGGVR
- the crtI gene encoding phytoene desaturase family protein, whose product is MTRTVTGPTDHVVVVGAGLSGLAAALHLLGAGRRVTLVERDELPGGRAGRLERGGYRIDTGPTVLTMPDLADEAFAAVGERLRDHVDLVALHPAYQARFADGSSLDVHTDAAAMEAEVERFAGAGEAAGYRRLRRWLEQLYRAQMRRFIDANFDSPLQLLTPDLARLAALGGFGRLDAGIGRHLRDERLRRVFSFQALYAGVAPARALAAYAVIAYMDTVAGVYFPRGGMHALPRAMADAAARAGADLRFGQTVTRLERSAGRVTAVVTDQDRIPCDAVVLTPDLPVAYGLLGRTPRRPLRVAHAPSAVVLHVGTDRTWPGLGHHTLSFGGEWRRTFEELTRDGRLMSDPSLLITRPTATDPSLAPPGRHLHYVLAPCPNTDIGPDAAAWGDLGPRYRDSVLRELDRRGFEGIAASVEEQALVTPADWTAQGHAAGTPFSAAHTFTQTGPFRPRNLVRGTDNAVLAGCGTTPGVGVPTVLLSGKLAAARITGRHTAAAPRRPRAVPRVPDPPVLPEGPAVPEGASS